A genome region from Marinobacter panjinensis includes the following:
- a CDS encoding SirB2 family protein, whose amino-acid sequence MSSYLILKSVHMIAAYLTVVLFALRLLLDAVGKPEWRKTPLRWIPHANDTVLLVAAISLLFVTPWMPFVHGWLTAKIFLLVGYIVAGVFAMKETRSLQVRLIASVLALVQVMAIFHLAVAKPF is encoded by the coding sequence ATGAGTAGTTACCTGATTCTGAAAAGTGTCCACATGATTGCAGCCTACCTGACGGTGGTGTTGTTTGCATTGCGCCTGCTCCTGGATGCGGTGGGCAAGCCCGAGTGGCGTAAGACTCCGTTGCGCTGGATACCTCACGCCAATGATACGGTTCTGTTGGTGGCCGCCATCAGCCTGCTGTTTGTAACGCCCTGGATGCCGTTTGTGCACGGTTGGCTGACAGCGAAGATATTCCTGTTGGTTGGCTACATTGTAGCGGGCGTGTTCGCAATGAAGGAAACCCGGAGTCTACAGGTGCGGCTGATTGCATCTGTGCTGGCGCTGGTCCAGGTCATGGCCATTTTCCACCTGGCGGTCGCCAAACCCTTCTGA